In bacterium, the genomic window AGAGCCTCAAGCTCTAATTTCCGAACTTCAAATCTCTAAACCCGAATCCCGAATCTATGAAAAGCCAGAAGAAATCATTCAGCCCGAATATGAAAATCTAAAGTATCCAGTGAAGGAGGAATTCAAAGAACCCTCCTTTGATGTTAGGGAAGAACCAATTGAACCAGAAGAAAGGTTTATAGAAGAAGAAAAAATTTTAGAGGGAAAAACGATTGCAGAGCCAAGCAAGGAACAGGAGGAAATGAAAGCCCTTCTTAAGGAAGAGAAAAAGAAAAAGGTAAAACTTCCCAAAAAACCTATTAAGATAAATAAAAAATTTGTTTTTATTCCCCTCTTTATACTTGTTATCATCGGAATAATTGGAGCACTTGGCTTTCTTTTTTTCTTACCCAATAAAGAGCTAAAAAATGCTATCTCTAATATAGAAAAACAAAGAACAAAAGAAGGAGAACAAAGGTTTAATAAATGGATAGGTTTTATTTTCTTAAAAAATCAAAAGATTTCTTTTTATCATCAGGTTGGTGAGGCATATCTTTCTATAAACGAACACAAGAAGGCAGGCTCTATATTTTGGAAGGCTTACGAAATAGACACAAGCAATCAAAATACGCATAACTATATCCTTTCCTCTACTTTAAAAACAGAAGGATGGGAAAAGGTAAAGAAAAGTGCAGAGAAAATTCTTTTAAAAGACCCAAGGAGCATTCCAGCACACCTTATTTTATCAAGATACTTAAGTAGAAAGGGAGAGATAAAAGAGGCAATCTCCTCTCTTGAGAAAGGCTTAAAAGTATCGCCTTCTAATATTTCCCTTATATCATTCCTTCAAGTTTTATACTTTCAAGATAAGCAATACGATAAGCTAATAAGCCTACACAGATTTTTAATTGACCATTTAAAAAATAACCCACTCAATCCAGATATTGTAGTAAAGGCATCTGGTTATTTTATAGAAAAAGGAAAGCTTAATATAGGAAAACCACCATTAGAAGAAATATTGAAGGTATATCCAAAAAATATAGAGGCAAGATACCTCCTTTCTTTAGCTTATGTGAAGGAGGGTAAAAAAGAAGAAGCAGAAAAAGAGCTTAATGGCCTTCTTAAGGATGAGGGTTATCCTCCTGCTTATAACACGCTTGGAGAGATATTAGTTGATAAGGGAAAATATATGGATGCCCTGTCAGCCTTTTCTTCTGCTATTCTTAAAGACCCATATTTTGGAAAGGCACATTATAACCTTGCAGATTGCGCATTCTACAACCTTAATGACTATTCAACAAGTATTAATGGATATGAGGACGCAAGGAAAAATGGGTATACTACGACCCAGCTACCATACAACCTTGGTATTTCCTATTACATAAAAGGAAATTATAAAAAGGCAAGAAATGAATTTGAAAGCCTTCCTAAAGACAAAACAATCCTCTATAATATTGCCATTGTTGATATCAGGCTTAAAAATTTTAAATCTGCAAAAGAGGGTTTTAAAGGTGCAGAATCCATCATCAAAGAGAGATTAAGGGAGAAAATATCGCCAAAAGAGGAAAAAGGACTTTACTCCTTTCTTTCTAATATTTATAACAACCTTGGGCTTATTGCTTATTCTTCTGGGCTTGAAATGGAGACACAAGAAAGGTATTGGGATGCAATAAACACGGCAAAGCTTGCTGGTTTTGAGAATAAAGAGGCATTTTCTAATCTTACAAATTTCTTTAATGGAAAGCCAAGCTCCTTATCTTCCCTTTCAGATAAATTAGATAAGGAATATATTGTAGGAAAATAAACTTAAAAGTCAAAAATGTGGTAAAATTTATTAAAGAATTGACAAACCAAAAAACTATTGAAGAATACTATTATGACACCTTTAAGAATTTTTTAGAAAAAAAGGAGTTTGAGGAGGCATATGGCTATCTTTTAAGGCTACTCCATAAATTCCCAAAGGATATTGAACTACTAGAAGAGGCTGTACACTTCTGTATTTTTTCGTGGAAAAGATTTGATATTGGTGAGCAATGGCTGATTAAGCTAGCCCATCTTACCAATTGGTGGACAAAATATCTATTTCTGGCAGAGGTAGAGTTAGAGCTTGAAAATATAAATAAGGCAAAAGAATATTTGTATAAGGCTAAAGAGCTTCAAAAGACCCAGTTAAAGAAAACAGGTGATAAAAAGCTTAAAATGGCAATGTCAGACCTGGAATACCGCATAGATATGGAAGGGAATTTGCAAAGATACATAGCCCAAGAAAGAAAAGCACATTTTGTAAAAACCAAAAAACCCTTAAAGCAAAAGAAAGCAAAACCAAAAGCAGAGCCAATTCCTATTTTCTCCATCCCCTCATACACTATTCCTGTGGAAATAAAGCCTTTTGATTATGGGCTATTTTTTCAAAATAAACTTCCTTTAAAGGAGGCGCTATTGTTACTTGATTATGTCAACCTTACATTACAGAAGGGCTTTGATGAGCTTTTATGCCTAAAGGTAATTCCAAATGTCAATAAATACTACTACCAGATTGAGGCTGTAAGAAAGGTGCTTAAACATTTTAGTGGAAGGGTGCTTTTGTCTGATGAGGTTGGTTTGGGAAAGACCATAGAGGCAGGGATGCTCATAAAGGAATATCTCTTGAGGGGTATGATAAAAAATGTGCTTATCCTTACCCCAGCCTCCCTTGTTTCCCAATGGAAGGAAGAAATGGAGGCAAAATTTGGGCTTATTTTTTCAACAACAGATGACCCTTCTTTTACAAATGACCCTGTAGGGTTTTGGAAGCAAAGGTTTATCATTGCATCCATCAATACTGCCAAGAGCAATAAAAATATGTCAGCAATTATGGAAGAATTTTATGATTTGGTGATTGTTGATGAGGCTCATCATTTAAGAAATAGAAGAACCCTCTCATGGGGTCTGGTTAATCAGATAAAAAAGAGGTTCATCTTTCTCCTTACAGCAACACCTGTTCAGAATAACCTGATTGAACTTTTTAATCTAATCACCCTTCTTAAGCCAGGACAGTTTAAAACAGAAAGCCAGTTTAAGAAGGAATATCTTAAAAAGGGAAGCCTGAAGGAAGGAGCAGATAAAGAAAAATTAAGGAGGCTTTTAAGGGAGGTAATGATAAGGAATACAAGGAGTGCCATAGACCTAAAGCTTCCAAAAAGGTTTGCTACAACAATGAGGCTTGAGCCTACAGGGCTTGAAAGAAAGGTTTATACAGAGATTGAAAAATATTTAAGGAAGAATAAGTTTAATAAGCACACCCTTAGCCTCCTTTTAAGGGAAGCAGGGAGTAGCCCCTATGCCTTAAAGGAGACGCTTCTTAAAATAGAAGAAAGAGATAGTATAAAGGATATTCTTGTCTCAATTGATGGCCTTTTTGAAATAAGCAAGCCAAAGGCCCTTTTGGAAATCCTCTTAAAAAATCCCAACGAGAAAAAAGTCATATTTACCCAATTTACAAAAACCCTGGATTATATTGCAGATATGCTTACAAGGTCTGAAATACCCCATTTTGTTTTTAGGGGAGATATGAGCCTCTCTGAGAAAGAGATGGCAATTAAGGGATTTAAGGATGATGTTCCTGTTCTTGTCTCTACTGAAGTGGGTGGCGAGGGAAGAAATATCCAGTTTTGTAATACAATAATAAATTTTGATCTTCCTTGGAATCCGATGAAGATAGAACAGAGGATTGGAAGGCTTCATCGCATTGGCCAGACAAGGGATGTTTTTATTTTTAACCTTTCTACAAAAGAAACCATTGAGGACTATATTATTGAGATTCTTGATAGCAAGATAAATATGTTTGAGATGGTTGTAGGAGAGATTGAGCCAATACTTGGACATTTGGGAGAGGATAGGGAGTTTGAGGATATAATTATGGAGATTTGGTTAAATAACAGTAGCCAGGAGGGCTTAAAAGAAGGCTTTGAGCAACTAGGAACCAACCTAGTAAAGGCAAAGAATGAATACCTTAAAACAAAGGCATTGGATAGTGAGATATTTGGACAAGACTATGAGATGTAACTCAACTTATGAGCAAAAAATAGAATTTGGGAATGAAAAAACTTAAAATTTAAAACTAAAAATGCAAAACTACAATTCAAAATTCAAAACTAAAGGGCCTTTAAGTTTTTTCAGGATAGTTTTAAGTTTTAAGTTGTGGTTTTTAGTTTTTCGCTTTTAGTTTTAAGTTTTTCAAAGAAGTTTGCAAAGAAAGCCAAAGTTTAGTCATAAGTTAAATTTATATGACTCGCACATTACCTGGTGTTATAGCTGATATATTACATTATAAAGGTGTAGAGGTAGAAGAAAAAGATGGGGAATTTCTGGATGTTCTTCTTCCAGAGCCACTTTCTAAAACCCTTAATATTCCAGAATATGCAAGATTAAGCTTTTCCTTTGAAAAAATAGGGGAAGGAATAACAGATGCATCCTATGAGTCTAGCTTTTTTGCCTCAATAAAGGGGCTTTTTAAAGAGAAAGGATTTGCAGGAGCATCTATTCCTTCATCTACTTTCAATCTGGAAAAGATAGCAAAGGGAGTGGATGAAAAAATAGACCTTAGGAATGCAACCTTTAGATTAGAAAAAACAGAGGTTTCAAATATTCCCTATTTATTAGCCTTTTTTAAATATATTGCTATATCAGATGAAAAAAATGAGGGAATATTGCCATTTTTGCTTAATTGTATGAACCTTTCTACGATGGTCATTGAAGATTGTGGATTTTTAAGAAGCCTTGAGAAAGAAGAAGAGCCCCAAATCTCAGAAGATTGTCTTGTAAAGATGCTTTTGGGAGGGTGGACTGCCGCTACTTATATTATTCCAGAAAGGCTTAAGGATTTTAGAAATAGCCTAGAAAGAAGGCTTAATAGGGATATTAAAAGGGTCTATGAATATTATGAGAATCTTAAGAAAGAGGCAGAAAGGGCAATTGAGCGAAAGCAAGCCCAACAAGAGGATGTAGAAAAGCTACAAAATAAATTAACTATAATTGAGACTGAGAGGGGTCTAAAGGTTTCTGATTTAATTTCCCAATATGGCTTAAGCATTCATATAGAACCTTTGGTTGCCATTACCATAAACATTTTAACACCTGTATTCTGGATAAACATAAAAAGAAGGCTTTCTGAAAGGGTATTTCCATTTTCTTATAATCCTATATTTAAGCAATTTGACCCATTGCCCTGCGAGTCTTGCTTTAATCCTTCTGATGGCTATTATGTATGCGATGATAATTGCCACATTATTTGTGGCAGGTGCTTTAAATCTTGCCCTAGCTGTGGAAAACAATATTGCCCAGTCTGTCATAAAATATGCCCAAGATGCAAAACAATTAAAGAAAATGAGAAGAAAATCCATTGAGGTAAAGATTGGAAATATTAAAATTGGTGGGGAAAATCCTGTTGCCATCCAATCAATGACAAAAATCCAGATGTTTGATAAACTATTGAAGATGTAATTATGAAATTCTGAAGAAAAAGGTAAGGATTTAGTTTTTGGAAATAATGCCTTTATGAAAACAAAGAAAGAGAAAATTTACGCATACATAGACAGCAATAATTTAAACCTTGGAATTCAAGCACTTGGATGGAAACTTGATTACAAAAATTTAGGGTATATTTGAAAGAAAAAACTTGAGTATAAATGAAAAAGCACCGCTTAAAGGACGAAACCTTAAGAAATGCCTTTTCCTGTAGATTCTAAATATAGATTACTATTTAATATCAAATTTTGTCAATAGAAATTTTATGGATAAAAAAATGACTTATTCCATCATCTACAAATCACAGTTTGAAGTTGAGCATCCGTAAAAAATGGAGGAAATGGAAAAGTTGTCAAGATTTGGTATTGTTACAATTTCCAAAATTTTGGTTATTACAAAATGAGCGAAGAAGAGATTATTAAGTTAATAAAATCAAAACTGCAAGCAATTGAAGAAAATCTGCTTCTTTCTCCTAAACTCATAGAAATTAAAGAAAAAATTGAACAGTTTTTGGAAAAAAATTTAAAAGGAGATAGTCTGTGGGCATTACGCTATAGAAAACTTAAACTTTCATCAAAACCAAGAAATCTATGGTTAGATAAGGATGGTTTTCCAATAGAGGGGGGCAAAAATTGGATAAGACCATATATACAATTTTTTGAGCAGTATGTAGCCGAGAAGAAAATTACAAACCGACTTGAAAATGAAAATATTTGGGTAGAATCAAGAACGCATGGTAATGAGCAACACTTATTGGTTGGAGATAAACAAAATTTAGGAGAAAAAGTTCATCTTATTTTTGGGGAGACAGGAGAAATTAGAATTGATAAAAAAGACCAAGCCCCTGGCGAAATTTTTAGAAAAGTCGAATCAATTTTGACTAAATCTGATGGCACTATTATAAAATCTACATTAGAATTTTTTAGAGAAAAAATCGATTAAAAATTAGCGGTGGGATTTTCTTTAGAAAAAGGTCGCAGGATTTTAGATCATGATTTAGACGAAACGCCGAGGCATTCGTAAAATTTGCCAAAGAAGAGAGGTTTGAGTGGTGGATGTAAAATGATTGAGAAATTTGCAAAAGGTAAAACTATAGTTTTGATCGATGCAGCCAATTTTGAGAGTTCAGTAAAATATCTAGGATGGTGGATAGATTATAAGAAGTTATATTTGTATTTTATCAATAATACCAATTTGATAGGAATCCGCCATTATTGTGTTCGTCACGATGATGAACGACAAGATAATTTCTTTACATTATTAAAAAGAAGGGGTTATAAACTGATAACCAAACCACTTAAGGTTATAACTGAAGCCGATAAATTTAAAGGAGATTTACGTAAAGCAAATTTTGATGTTGAAATAGCCTTGGATGCCTATTCATTATTAGGTAGTTATGATACTCTTGTTTTATTCTCCGGAGATAGCGATTTTGATTATTTGGTAAGAAGATTGCGAGAGAAAAATAAAAATGTTCTTGTAGTATCCCAAAGTATCATATCTCAAAAGAGCTTATTGCCAGTTGTAATAAGTATATTGATTTAAAGAAATTAAGATTCTATATTGAGCGTATAAAATAAAAAGCCCGTCTTTTTCAACGGGCAGTTGATGACCTTGATTTCTCAAGGCAATATAAGTGTACCATAATAAAAAATATTTGTCAAAGTAAATTTTATGGATGTAAGGTTATGTAAAATTAAAAATGAGAAGAGAATCAAATGAAGTGAGGATTGGAAACATTAAAATTGGCGGGAAAAATCCCATTGCCATCCAATCAATGACAAAGACAGGCACAGAAGACACAGAAAAAACCATTGAGCAGATTAAAGAGCTTGCTGATTATGGTTGTGAGATTGTAAGAATAGCCCTTCCCGATATTGCCTCTTGTAATGTTTTAGGT contains:
- a CDS encoding tetratricopeptide repeat protein, whose translation is MKEPDDVLVEIRKLLGEDIEKVEEEESKEVKEEHKVQIEEPEKIDELLYEIEKQEEEGFEEIPKEPPLEIVEEEKPIEEEKIELEMPSIEPTAEEEISEEEPLEEEPKFDFEQVETAEPKIEEPPFFEPQEPQAVIPEGESYEQTPSIEPPEEEEIAEEKPPEEEPKFEPVEQVEIESEIEKPLEISEPQALISELQISKPESRIYEKPEEIIQPEYENLKYPVKEEFKEPSFDVREEPIEPEERFIEEEKILEGKTIAEPSKEQEEMKALLKEEKKKKVKLPKKPIKINKKFVFIPLFILVIIGIIGALGFLFFLPNKELKNAISNIEKQRTKEGEQRFNKWIGFIFLKNQKISFYHQVGEAYLSINEHKKAGSIFWKAYEIDTSNQNTHNYILSSTLKTEGWEKVKKSAEKILLKDPRSIPAHLILSRYLSRKGEIKEAISSLEKGLKVSPSNISLISFLQVLYFQDKQYDKLISLHRFLIDHLKNNPLNPDIVVKASGYFIEKGKLNIGKPPLEEILKVYPKNIEARYLLSLAYVKEGKKEEAEKELNGLLKDEGYPPAYNTLGEILVDKGKYMDALSAFSSAILKDPYFGKAHYNLADCAFYNLNDYSTSINGYEDARKNGYTTTQLPYNLGISYYIKGNYKKARNEFESLPKDKTILYNIAIVDIRLKNFKSAKEGFKGAESIIKERLREKISPKEEKGLYSFLSNIYNNLGLIAYSSGLEMETQERYWDAINTAKLAGFENKEAFSNLTNFFNGKPSSLSSLSDKLDKEYIVGK
- a CDS encoding SNF2-related protein, which produces MVKFIKELTNQKTIEEYYYDTFKNFLEKKEFEEAYGYLLRLLHKFPKDIELLEEAVHFCIFSWKRFDIGEQWLIKLAHLTNWWTKYLFLAEVELELENINKAKEYLYKAKELQKTQLKKTGDKKLKMAMSDLEYRIDMEGNLQRYIAQERKAHFVKTKKPLKQKKAKPKAEPIPIFSIPSYTIPVEIKPFDYGLFFQNKLPLKEALLLLDYVNLTLQKGFDELLCLKVIPNVNKYYYQIEAVRKVLKHFSGRVLLSDEVGLGKTIEAGMLIKEYLLRGMIKNVLILTPASLVSQWKEEMEAKFGLIFSTTDDPSFTNDPVGFWKQRFIIASINTAKSNKNMSAIMEEFYDLVIVDEAHHLRNRRTLSWGLVNQIKKRFIFLLTATPVQNNLIELFNLITLLKPGQFKTESQFKKEYLKKGSLKEGADKEKLRRLLREVMIRNTRSAIDLKLPKRFATTMRLEPTGLERKVYTEIEKYLRKNKFNKHTLSLLLREAGSSPYALKETLLKIEERDSIKDILVSIDGLFEISKPKALLEILLKNPNEKKVIFTQFTKTLDYIADMLTRSEIPHFVFRGDMSLSEKEMAIKGFKDDVPVLVSTEVGGEGRNIQFCNTIINFDLPWNPMKIEQRIGRLHRIGQTRDVFIFNLSTKETIEDYIIEILDSKINMFEMVVGEIEPILGHLGEDREFEDIIMEIWLNNSSQEGLKEGFEQLGTNLVKAKNEYLKTKALDSEIFGQDYEM
- a CDS encoding NYN domain-containing protein, with amino-acid sequence MIEKFAKGKTIVLIDAANFESSVKYLGWWIDYKKLYLYFINNTNLIGIRHYCVRHDDERQDNFFTLLKRRGYKLITKPLKVITEADKFKGDLRKANFDVEIALDAYSLLGSYDTLVLFSGDSDFDYLVRRLREKNKNVLVVSQSIISQKSLLPVVISILI